In one Microaerobacter geothermalis genomic region, the following are encoded:
- a CDS encoding ComF family protein: MEKTMEASLKFVRMGGVRRLCWDCERLTNTSLNYNRSLLCYTDALRQWMYLYKYKGKETLSSAFSKLLATGFSEFYLDVHIDLITSVPLHPTRLLERGFNQSEQMAKGLSGMIKIPYRPLLLRQKPTEKQSKKDRQSRLISIRGTFHPLLQSSSMIQPKHVLIVDDVYTTGATLEEAAKVLKGCGVQRVYSLTVAR, from the coding sequence TTGGAAAAAACCATGGAGGCCTCGTTAAAATTTGTTCGAATGGGAGGGGTGAGGAGGCTTTGCTGGGATTGCGAAAGATTAACAAATACATCCTTGAATTATAATCGTTCCCTTTTATGTTATACCGACGCCCTGCGTCAGTGGATGTATTTATACAAATATAAAGGGAAAGAAACCCTCTCTTCTGCCTTTTCCAAGCTGTTGGCTACCGGTTTTAGTGAATTTTATTTAGATGTTCACATTGATCTTATCACATCTGTTCCCCTTCATCCAACCCGCCTGCTGGAGAGGGGATTTAATCAATCGGAACAAATGGCAAAGGGATTGTCTGGGATGATAAAGATTCCTTATCGCCCGCTCTTGCTCAGGCAGAAACCAACAGAGAAACAAAGCAAAAAGGACAGGCAGTCCCGTTTAATTTCGATAAGAGGAACATTTCATCCTCTGCTTCAGTCCAGTTCCATGATTCAACCAAAACATGTGCTTATCGTGGATGATGTTTATACCACCGGTGCCACCTTGGAAGAAGCAGCAAAGGTGTTGAAAGGATGTGGCGTCCAAAGAGTTTATTCTCTCACAGTGGCCAGGTAA
- a CDS encoding metal ABC transporter substrate-binding protein, whose product MWRNFRKITFIILGLISIFILLSACGGQQESQQSAQQPLNPSSSKESTEESAKVNGKILVYTTIYPLYDFAAKIGGDQAEVVVMVPPGVESHDFEPKPKDVAQLNKANIFIYNGSNFEPWAEDVLQAINTTNLNVVNVSDHVEILDNDPHVWLDPLRAKDMARAIKEAFVQADPGNQDVYEVNYNQVVAELDKLDKEYQQGLENVMSRDIIVSHEAFGYLANRYNLKQIPIAGLSPSDEPSQKELAEIISYAKEKNIKYIFFETLVSGKVAKMVQEQIGAEPLTLNPLEGLTKEEQAQGKDYFSVMRENLENLTKALGQ is encoded by the coding sequence ATGTGGCGAAACTTTAGGAAAATCACGTTTATTATATTAGGTCTCATTAGCATATTCATCCTATTGTCGGCATGTGGCGGACAACAAGAATCTCAACAGTCAGCTCAACAACCACTCAACCCATCAAGTTCAAAGGAATCCACTGAAGAATCTGCAAAGGTAAACGGGAAGATATTGGTTTATACCACCATCTACCCCTTATATGATTTTGCCGCAAAAATTGGTGGGGATCAGGCAGAGGTTGTCGTCATGGTTCCCCCTGGAGTGGAATCCCATGATTTTGAGCCCAAGCCCAAAGATGTGGCTCAATTGAACAAAGCAAATATTTTTATTTACAATGGGAGCAATTTTGAACCATGGGCAGAGGATGTGCTGCAGGCGATCAACACAACGAATCTAAATGTAGTTAATGTCAGCGATCACGTTGAAATATTGGATAATGATCCCCATGTTTGGTTGGATCCCTTAAGGGCAAAGGATATGGCTCGTGCAATCAAGGAGGCCTTTGTTCAGGCTGATCCTGGGAATCAGGATGTTTATGAGGTCAATTATAATCAGGTCGTCGCAGAACTGGACAAATTGGATAAGGAATATCAACAAGGGCTGGAGAATGTGATGAGTCGTGATATCATTGTATCCCATGAGGCGTTCGGATATTTGGCCAACCGCTACAATTTGAAGCAAATTCCAATTGCTGGACTATCTCCTTCCGATGAGCCCAGTCAAAAGGAATTGGCCGAAATTATTTCTTATGCCAAGGAAAAAAATATAAAATATATCTTTTTTGAAACCTTGGTTAGCGGAAAGGTTGCAAAAATGGTTCAAGAGCAAATAGGGGCAGAGCCCCTGACACTAAATCCTTTAGAAGGATTGACAAAGGAGGAACAAGCCCAGGGTAAAGATTATTTCTCTGTTATGAGGGAGAATCTTGAAAACTTGACAAAAGCCCTTGGGCAATAA
- a CDS encoding metal ABC transporter ATP-binding protein has product MSSENHVPIIELKQVSFSYGKEKVLEMVDMTLERGEFLGLVGPNGAGKSTLIKIILGLLKPDEGEVRLFGQPMASFQDWSKIGYVSQKANSFNSGFPATVFEVVSMGLFGKMGLFKWMGRKEKERVKEAIHMVGLSDYAKKNIGMLSGGQQQRVFIARALVSDPELLILDEPTVGVDEPSVNQFYQLLQNMHQKMGLSLLLISHDIGVISSKVDTIACLNRTLYFHGGPEEFLEEQQQILDKTYDHDVRVIQHNH; this is encoded by the coding sequence ATGTCCTCTGAAAATCATGTGCCAATCATTGAGTTAAAACAGGTCTCTTTTTCCTATGGTAAGGAGAAGGTGTTGGAGATGGTGGATATGACCTTGGAAAGAGGGGAGTTCTTGGGATTGGTCGGACCAAACGGAGCAGGAAAATCCACCTTAATCAAAATTATCCTGGGTCTATTAAAGCCTGATGAAGGGGAAGTGAGGCTGTTTGGTCAGCCGATGGCGTCTTTTCAAGACTGGTCCAAAATCGGATATGTGTCCCAAAAGGCCAACAGCTTCAACTCCGGTTTTCCGGCTACGGTCTTTGAAGTGGTCTCCATGGGCTTGTTTGGAAAAATGGGGCTGTTTAAGTGGATGGGACGAAAGGAAAAAGAAAGGGTGAAAGAAGCCATTCACATGGTTGGTCTTTCCGATTATGCCAAGAAAAATATCGGGATGCTTTCAGGCGGACAGCAACAGCGGGTCTTTATTGCCAGAGCCCTTGTCAGTGACCCGGAGCTCCTGATCTTGGATGAGCCTACTGTTGGGGTAGATGAGCCCTCGGTCAATCAATTTTATCAATTGCTGCAAAATATGCATCAGAAAATGGGTCTTTCCCTCTTGTTGATCTCCCATGATATTGGAGTGATCAGCTCAAAGGTTGATACCATCGCCTGTTTAAACCGGACCCTGTATTTCCACGGGGGGCCGGAGGAATTTTTGGAAGAACAGCAGCAAATTTTAGACAAAACCTATGATCATGATGTTCGGGTGATCCAACACAACCATTGA
- a CDS encoding metal ABC transporter permease, with protein sequence MIQQLLQFPFMQHAFLAGMVIGLISPVIGVFLVVRRISLIADTLAHVTLAGVAAGIFINSSNFIMQSANPFLVNPVYMGMGFAAAGSLFVERMQKVYRYYQELSLPIILSAGTGLAVIFISLSSGFTQDLSGYLFGSLIAVSKFNLLVIILIAFLVIGTVLLLYKELFYLSFDQDGAVTAGIPKRVINRLFILLVALVIGISMNIVGILLVSSLITLPVAASLQIARSFKQTFLYAIIFSQVSVLGGLVVSYWMNWSTGGTIVLFAAVILSAVTIVKKLI encoded by the coding sequence ATGATTCAACAACTATTACAGTTTCCGTTTATGCAACATGCGTTCCTTGCCGGAATGGTAATCGGGTTGATTTCTCCGGTGATTGGGGTTTTTCTGGTGGTAAGAAGAATATCTCTTATCGCCGATACATTGGCTCATGTGACTTTGGCAGGGGTGGCGGCAGGGATCTTTATAAATTCCTCCAATTTTATCATGCAATCCGCGAATCCGTTTTTGGTCAATCCTGTTTATATGGGAATGGGGTTTGCAGCGGCAGGCTCGTTGTTTGTTGAACGGATGCAAAAGGTGTATCGGTATTATCAAGAGTTATCCTTACCCATTATCTTATCGGCAGGTACAGGGCTTGCCGTGATTTTTATCAGCTTGTCCAGCGGTTTTACCCAAGATTTATCCGGATACTTATTTGGAAGTCTGATTGCGGTCTCCAAGTTTAACCTTCTGGTAATTATACTGATCGCCTTTCTGGTGATTGGGACCGTTCTTTTACTGTATAAAGAGTTGTTTTATTTGTCGTTCGATCAGGATGGGGCGGTAACAGCCGGGATTCCCAAGAGGGTAATCAATCGATTGTTTATCCTGCTGGTGGCCCTTGTTATTGGCATTTCCATGAATATTGTCGGTATTTTGTTGGTTTCATCCCTGATTACGTTGCCGGTAGCCGCCAGTTTGCAAATTGCCCGCAGCTTTAAACAAACCTTTTTGTATGCAATTATTTTTTCCCAGGTTTCTGTACTGGGCGGACTCGTTGTATCCTATTGGATGAATTGGTCTACCGGGGGAACCATCGTTTTATTTGCTGCAGTTATTTTATCTGCAGTGACCATTGTAAAGAAACTCATTTAA
- a CDS encoding metal ABC transporter permease produces the protein MISFLLQYEFAQRALLTGILIGAITPLVGVFIVARRLSVIGEVLSQMNLAGMAFGSILGASVSFFQPIGPAVYGMLFAVIGALLVEVLRRIYRHFSELTIPIILSFSLGLSVVLFSASGGFNADFYGYLFGNLMAVTQDEFKLTIGVAILVLVTISLFYKDFLILTFDEEYASASGVRIRLVQWIFILLMALVISVAVRAVGVLLVSGLMVLPVAAMWMLPGGFRKIMWLSVLVSELSILIGFAASYYFNLASGGAIIWAAFLILLMVMVGRRWLRKH, from the coding sequence ATGATTTCATTTTTGCTTCAGTATGAATTTGCCCAACGGGCCCTTTTGACGGGGATCCTCATCGGAGCGATTACCCCTCTTGTCGGTGTTTTTATTGTGGCCAGAAGGCTTTCCGTCATCGGAGAGGTGCTCTCCCAAATGAATCTAGCCGGTATGGCTTTCGGTTCCATTCTCGGGGCTTCCGTTTCATTTTTTCAGCCGATTGGCCCGGCAGTCTATGGAATGCTCTTTGCGGTGATAGGGGCTCTTCTGGTTGAGGTTCTTCGGCGGATTTACCGACATTTTTCAGAATTGACCATACCGATTATTCTGTCATTTAGCTTGGGACTTAGCGTGGTTTTATTTAGTGCCAGCGGCGGATTTAATGCGGATTTTTATGGATATTTATTTGGAAATCTGATGGCGGTGACACAGGACGAGTTTAAATTAACCATCGGAGTGGCCATACTAGTCCTGGTTACCATCAGTCTGTTTTATAAGGATTTTCTCATTCTTACCTTTGATGAGGAATACGCATCTGCTTCAGGAGTTCGCATTCGCTTGGTCCAATGGATTTTTATCCTGCTGATGGCCCTAGTAATATCCGTTGCGGTCAGGGCAGTCGGAGTTCTCTTGGTATCCGGTTTGATGGTTCTTCCGGTGGCTGCCATGTGGATGCTTCCCGGTGGGTTCAGAAAAATTATGTGGTTATCCGTTCTTGTTAGTGAGCTTTCTATTTTGATTGGATTTGCAGCATCCTATTACTTCAATTTGGCTTCCGGTGGAGCGATCATTTGGGCGGCGTTTCTCATTCTTTTAATGGTAATGGTCGGACGTCGATGGCTAAGGAAACATTAG
- a CDS encoding Fur family transcriptional regulator: protein MNVEMALQRLKDRGYKFTDKREKLVSIFAQEKRYLSAKEVLERMQEDFPNLSFDTIYRNLSLFEELGILEETELKGEKQFRLACSGEEHHHHLICTRCGTTKKISLCPMNAVLGSPEGFYITGHKFEIYGFCENCYE from the coding sequence ATGAATGTGGAGATGGCACTACAGCGTTTGAAGGATCGCGGATACAAGTTTACTGATAAAAGGGAAAAACTGGTCAGTATCTTTGCACAGGAGAAAAGGTACTTGTCTGCTAAAGAAGTATTGGAACGGATGCAGGAGGATTTTCCCAATCTCAGCTTTGATACCATATACCGTAATTTATCCCTGTTTGAGGAGTTAGGTATTCTGGAGGAGACGGAGTTAAAAGGAGAAAAACAGTTCCGTTTGGCTTGTTCAGGAGAGGAACATCATCATCATTTGATCTGCACCCGATGCGGAACGACCAAAAAAATTAGTTTATGTCCGATGAACGCCGTCCTTGGTTCTCCCGAGGGCTTTTATATCACCGGACATAAATTTGAAATCTACGGGTTTTGTGAAAACTGCTATGAATAG
- a CDS encoding HD-GYP domain-containing protein yields MKDRLLHELKYYHIETFYHSIRVASLSVRMAKHMLYPEERLEALYHGALLHDIGKLKIEEAILNKPGKLTNDEWCMIMKHPIIGYEILKKYDFNSDVKSVVLFHHERCDGSGYPFQLEDSQIPLNAKIVAVADSFDAMTHHRVYSRAKSIRKALEELNGQKGLKYDSKVVDTLQQILPPY; encoded by the coding sequence ATGAAGGATCGCCTATTACATGAGTTAAAATATTATCATATCGAAACATTTTATCATTCCATTCGCGTTGCCAGTTTGTCAGTGAGAATGGCCAAACATATGTTGTATCCCGAGGAACGATTGGAAGCGCTTTACCACGGGGCTTTATTGCACGATATCGGAAAACTGAAAATCGAAGAGGCTATTTTAAATAAGCCGGGCAAACTTACCAATGATGAGTGGTGCATGATTATGAAGCATCCCATTATTGGTTATGAAATCTTAAAAAAGTATGATTTCAATTCAGATGTAAAGAGTGTTGTGCTCTTTCATCATGAAAGATGTGACGGATCCGGTTATCCTTTTCAACTTGAAGATTCCCAAATTCCTTTGAATGCCAAAATTGTGGCGGTTGCTGACAGCTTTGATGCAATGACTCATCACAGGGTTTACAGCCGAGCAAAATCTATAAGGAAGGCCCTTGAAGAATTAAACGGGCAAAAGGGTCTAAAATACGATTCTAAAGTAGTGGATACCCTTCAGCAAATTCTTCCCCCGTATTGA
- a CDS encoding TIGR03826 family flagellar region protein, which yields MGLGQLANCPQCGKLFVKTIHDICPDCYKEIEEDYEKCVAYLKKKENRTANIYELSDGTGVSVSRITRFIREGRISVLGFPNLGYPCESCGKIIRKGHLCDDCANRLKKEWKLAAEDEKRLRDAKNKDYGGYYQVKEKFKEKD from the coding sequence ATGGGGTTAGGACAATTGGCGAATTGTCCCCAATGTGGGAAGCTTTTTGTAAAAACGATCCATGACATTTGTCCCGATTGTTACAAAGAGATTGAAGAGGATTATGAAAAATGTGTCGCTTATCTAAAAAAGAAAGAAAACCGCACCGCCAATATCTATGAATTAAGTGATGGAACTGGTGTATCTGTCAGCCGTATCACCCGGTTTATCCGGGAGGGGAGAATCTCTGTGTTGGGATTCCCTAATCTGGGATATCCCTGTGAATCCTGTGGAAAGATCATACGTAAAGGCCACTTGTGTGACGATTGTGCCAACCGGTTAAAAAAGGAATGGAAGTTGGCTGCTGAGGATGAAAAAAGATTGCGAGATGCGAAGAATAAAGATTACGGTGGATATTATCAGGTGAAGGAAAAGTTTAAGGAAAAAGATTAG
- the flgM gene encoding flagellar biosynthesis anti-sigma factor FlgM, translated as MRINEPNRIGALNAYQKTQGVQKKGKNELMKRDQVEISTEAKAMLEQAAPLSGPERQQKINQLKEQVQSGQYQVNSEKVADKVLRFWKGI; from the coding sequence ATGAGAATCAATGAACCGAATCGTATCGGTGCGTTAAATGCGTACCAGAAGACCCAGGGTGTTCAGAAAAAAGGTAAAAATGAACTGATGAAAAGGGACCAAGTGGAAATTTCTACAGAGGCCAAGGCCATGTTGGAACAAGCTGCTCCACTGTCTGGTCCTGAGCGTCAGCAAAAGATTAATCAGTTGAAGGAACAGGTACAGTCCGGCCAATATCAGGTGAATTCAGAAAAAGTGGCGGATAAGGTTCTTCGCTTTTGGAAGGGAATCTGA
- a CDS encoding flagellar protein FlgN has translation MTAIQPLIAVMDDLVEQHQELLKLGYRKKESLISGTIDELAKIVQEEGRIVRSVAKLEDERQKTVELFLCSSGLSLSDVTMTDVIQFVTHSKEKKQLLEIQEKLTQTIQEIQELNQLNQQLLEQSLAFVNHSIQLMTETPEQNMIYKKPNQKRMGQDAQHHPGSSRGFFDAKA, from the coding sequence GTGACTGCCATACAGCCTTTAATTGCAGTGATGGATGATTTGGTTGAACAGCATCAGGAATTACTGAAGCTAGGATACCGCAAGAAGGAAAGCTTAATTTCAGGAACCATCGATGAATTGGCCAAAATTGTTCAGGAAGAAGGTCGTATCGTCCGATCGGTGGCAAAACTGGAAGACGAAAGGCAGAAAACAGTGGAGCTCTTCCTCTGTTCATCAGGATTGTCGTTAAGTGATGTGACGATGACCGATGTCATTCAATTTGTCACCCATTCCAAGGAAAAGAAACAATTGCTGGAGATTCAGGAGAAGTTGACGCAAACGATCCAGGAGATTCAAGAGCTAAACCAACTAAATCAGCAATTACTGGAACAGTCCCTAGCCTTTGTTAACCATTCGATACAGTTGATGACAGAAACCCCTGAGCAAAACATGATATATAAAAAACCAAACCAAAAACGGATGGGTCAGGATGCACAGCATCATCCGGGATCATCCAGGGGTTTTTTTGATGCAAAAGCTTAA
- the flgK gene encoding flagellar hook-associated protein FlgK, with product MRSTFSGLEIGKRALFAQQTALSVTGHNIANANTEGYTRQSAVMKTTSPQPAPGISNARIPGQMGTGVQVTELVRLREDFLDLQFRGENQWYGYWEAKSDTLSKVEVILNEPSETGLQNTLDKFWQAWQDLTKEPESLAARAVVRQRGIAVAETFSFISRSLGQLESDIDTIIKVKVSEINSIATQIKDLNDQISRVVPHGYQPNDLYDQRDLLIDKLSKLVDVKVTPAQYGMVNVTISGQALVTGTNTVTMEATPDPGNNNLVNVTLGGADFTPASGELLGLMESRGMQQDGQWKGIIADIKNRINQLATTFTRELNTVHRRGMNMDDINARKEYDALMNDSDPSNDPSSPPQLDNLPFFVDKTWYEANKGQYTLVNDGYKSIDPNTIPDPSTADNMMVNPLILSRLDKIAAAKPEEMTAEEQLQFGTSFEGDGRNARDIAALKYKLIPEGLGDTSTMDDFYRYTISQLGVDSQEAQRLMQNAEVLRGQVDNRRQSVSGVSLDEEMANMIKFQQAYNAAARSITTVDEMLDRVINGMGRVGL from the coding sequence ATGCGGTCAACCTTTTCAGGTTTAGAAATAGGAAAGAGAGCGCTGTTTGCCCAGCAAACCGCCCTAAGCGTAACCGGGCATAATATTGCCAATGCCAATACAGAAGGCTATACTCGGCAGAGTGCAGTTATGAAAACCACCAGCCCCCAGCCTGCTCCCGGAATCAGCAATGCTAGAATTCCTGGCCAGATGGGTACGGGGGTTCAGGTAACGGAATTGGTTCGCCTTCGGGAGGATTTTCTTGATCTGCAGTTCAGGGGGGAAAACCAGTGGTACGGCTATTGGGAAGCAAAATCAGATACCCTGTCCAAGGTGGAAGTAATTTTAAATGAACCTTCCGAAACCGGACTACAAAATACATTGGATAAGTTTTGGCAGGCGTGGCAAGACTTGACGAAGGAACCGGAAAGCCTGGCTGCCAGGGCTGTAGTGAGACAGAGAGGGATTGCGGTGGCGGAAACCTTCTCATTTATTTCCCGCTCATTGGGACAACTGGAATCAGATATTGATACCATTATTAAAGTGAAGGTGTCTGAAATTAATTCAATCGCTACCCAAATTAAAGATTTGAATGACCAAATTTCCCGCGTAGTTCCCCATGGTTATCAGCCAAATGATTTGTATGATCAGCGGGATTTATTGATTGATAAGCTGTCCAAGCTGGTGGATGTAAAAGTGACACCAGCTCAATATGGTATGGTCAATGTGACGATCAGCGGCCAAGCCTTGGTAACGGGAACCAATACGGTAACGATGGAAGCCACTCCTGATCCTGGGAATAATAATCTGGTAAATGTTACCCTTGGCGGAGCAGACTTTACTCCTGCTTCCGGTGAATTGTTGGGGTTAATGGAATCCCGTGGGATGCAACAGGATGGGCAATGGAAAGGGATTATCGCGGATATTAAGAATCGCATCAATCAGCTAGCGACAACCTTTACCCGTGAGTTGAATACGGTTCACCGCCGCGGGATGAATATGGATGACATTAACGCTAGAAAGGAATATGATGCGTTGATGAATGATTCTGATCCGTCTAATGACCCATCATCTCCTCCACAGTTGGATAATTTGCCGTTCTTCGTGGATAAAACGTGGTATGAGGCGAATAAGGGGCAGTATACTTTGGTCAATGATGGCTACAAATCGATAGATCCCAATACCATTCCTGATCCTAGCACTGCGGATAACATGATGGTAAATCCGTTAATTTTGAGTCGCCTCGACAAGATTGCCGCTGCAAAGCCGGAGGAAATGACCGCTGAGGAGCAGCTTCAATTTGGAACCTCCTTTGAAGGGGATGGCCGTAATGCCAGGGACATTGCCGCCCTGAAGTACAAGCTGATACCTGAGGGGTTAGGGGATACCTCCACCATGGATGATTTCTACCGCTATACCATTTCACAGTTGGGGGTGGATTCCCAGGAAGCCCAGCGTCTGATGCAGAATGCTGAGGTATTAAGGGGGCAGGTGGACAACCGCCGTCAATCGGTTTCCGGGGTATCCCTTGATGAAGAAATGGCGAACATGATCAAGTTCCAGCAGGCCTATAACGCTGCTGCCCGCAGCATTACCACAGTGGATGAGATGCTGGATCGGGTGATTAACGGGATGGGACGGGTAGGCTTGTAG
- the flgL gene encoding flagellar hook-associated protein FlgL has translation MSLRITQSMLNNDMLRNLSKSYRTMGKYQDQLASGKKINKPSDDPVVAARGMFYRSQLMEIEQFQRNVNEAQNWMEITDTSMGEANDVLQRARELLIQASNDTYAQGSIDAIAAEIEQLKGQLGTIANASIGGRYIFNGTLTKSPPYDTKAGKWASQTSSQDIRLEMNKGIYLAVNVVGNRIFANPSASDGMFGLLDKIVNDLRSGDKSQLGNYLSQLDDQIDNLLSERAALGARINRIELVKSRLDAAQVNTTKLMSNEEDADIAKVITDLKAQENVHRAALSAGARIIQPSLVDFIR, from the coding sequence ATGAGTTTGCGTATCACTCAAAGTATGTTAAACAACGATATGCTTCGCAACCTGTCCAAAAGCTACAGAACGATGGGAAAATATCAGGATCAACTGGCTTCAGGCAAGAAGATAAATAAACCCTCAGATGATCCTGTGGTTGCAGCAAGGGGGATGTTTTATCGATCCCAATTGATGGAAATCGAACAGTTTCAGCGTAATGTGAATGAAGCTCAGAATTGGATGGAAATTACTGATACATCAATGGGAGAAGCGAATGATGTATTACAACGTGCAAGAGAATTGCTAATTCAAGCTAGCAATGATACCTATGCCCAGGGCTCCATTGACGCCATCGCTGCAGAAATTGAACAGTTAAAAGGGCAATTAGGGACCATTGCCAATGCCAGTATTGGTGGAAGATATATCTTTAATGGAACATTAACGAAGTCCCCCCCATATGATACAAAAGCAGGCAAATGGGCAAGTCAGACCAGTAGTCAAGATATTCGTTTGGAAATGAATAAAGGGATTTATTTGGCGGTTAACGTGGTGGGGAACCGTATCTTTGCGAATCCATCTGCTAGTGACGGAATGTTTGGATTGTTAGATAAGATTGTCAATGATCTTCGTTCTGGGGATAAGAGTCAATTGGGAAATTATTTATCTCAACTTGATGATCAGATTGATAACCTCCTCTCAGAACGTGCAGCATTAGGGGCCAGGATAAATCGTATAGAGTTAGTAAAGTCCCGTCTGGATGCGGCACAGGTAAATACAACCAAACTGATGTCTAATGAAGAGGATGCTGACATAGCGAAAGTAATTACTGACTTAAAGGCGCAAGAAAATGTGCATCGAGCTGCGTTATCTGCAGGGGCAAGAATTATTCAACCTTCGTTGGTGGATTTTATTAGGTAG
- a CDS encoding DUF6470 family protein has translation MQLPRIQIEQTYAQIGIKTTPSTQEIRQPQADLNLRQIPAKLEIERIPSRLNIDQSQAWAEVNLKDPIQLTRDESERAKQLALEGIARIVEEGNQLAAIENQGDSIAEIALQNTITGPVDYNVGFIPSYGSVRIDYQPAQLNFNWTINGVEMNPVIKQPEISYQPGKVEVYVKQKNSISFQVVGLYKDLRI, from the coding sequence ATGCAGCTGCCCCGTATTCAAATTGAACAAACCTATGCCCAAATTGGCATAAAAACAACGCCATCCACACAAGAAATCCGTCAACCTCAAGCTGACTTAAATTTAAGACAGATTCCCGCCAAATTGGAAATTGAACGGATACCTTCCAGGCTAAACATTGATCAGAGCCAAGCATGGGCAGAAGTTAATTTAAAAGATCCGATTCAATTGACAAGGGATGAATCCGAAAGGGCAAAGCAATTAGCCTTGGAAGGAATTGCTCGCATTGTTGAGGAAGGAAACCAACTGGCCGCCATTGAAAATCAGGGAGATTCAATCGCGGAAATTGCTCTTCAAAATACCATCACAGGGCCGGTTGACTATAACGTTGGGTTTATCCCATCCTATGGGTCGGTACGTATTGATTATCAACCAGCTCAACTGAACTTCAATTGGACCATCAACGGTGTTGAAATGAATCCAGTGATTAAACAGCCGGAAATTTCATATCAACCTGGGAAGGTAGAAGTGTATGTAAAACAGAAAAATAGTATATCCTTTCAAGTAGTAGGATTATATAAAGATTTAAGAATTTAG
- a CDS encoding nucleotidyltransferase family protein has product MRRDLILNQVKEILSKHLHHLPVRVYLFGSWAKNEEKRSSDIDIAIWYKQPLPENTLFKIREAFEESAIPYKVDVVDLVEAAPYLSEKVFKEGIEWNV; this is encoded by the coding sequence ATGCGGAGAGATCTAATTTTAAATCAAGTAAAAGAAATCTTATCAAAACACCTCCATCATTTACCCGTTAGAGTTTATTTATTTGGTTCATGGGCCAAAAATGAAGAAAAGAGATCCTCAGACATCGATATAGCAATTTGGTATAAACAACCACTGCCAGAAAATACATTATTCAAAATCCGTGAGGCATTTGAAGAATCTGCCATTCCTTATAAGGTGGATGTTGTAGATTTAGTTGAAGCTGCCCCCTATCTATCTGAAAAGGTGTTTAAGGAGGGAATTGAGTGGAACGTTTAA
- a CDS encoding HI0074 family nucleotidyltransferase substrate-binding subunit, translating into MERLRERLTLADHALKTLEEVLKINKPTAIERDASIQRFEYTFEVVWKAVKQYLYDIEGLDIASPKGVVRTCREIGILNDEETIKALKMIDDRNLTVHTYNESLAKEILKRLPNHMSLMKNWLKEVNTRISND; encoded by the coding sequence GTGGAACGTTTAAGAGAGAGGTTAACTTTAGCTGACCATGCATTAAAGACATTAGAAGAGGTATTGAAAATTAATAAACCAACAGCAATTGAACGTGATGCTTCAATCCAGAGATTTGAATACACCTTTGAGGTGGTATGGAAAGCAGTAAAACAATATTTGTATGATATTGAAGGGCTGGATATTGCTTCTCCAAAAGGGGTAGTACGAACTTGCCGTGAAATCGGGATTCTAAATGATGAAGAAACCATTAAGGCTTTAAAAATGATAGATGATAGAAATCTTACAGTTCATACGTATAATGAATCTCTTGCTAAAGAGATACTGAAACGTTTGCCAAATCATATGAGCTTAATGAAAAATTGGCTTAAAGAAGTGAACACGAGAATCAGTAACGATTAG